The Aricia agestis chromosome 22, ilAriAges1.1, whole genome shotgun sequence DNA segment ctgaaataacaaaaaacaagccatattaaaaatgacgatgtcttttcacaaatcgaattctctgagatctagtaaccttgacgtcaatacctgtcagcgtaaGCGCTCTCCATccgctattgaaaccacatatgacgtaaaataggatcaaatgatcatatatattggatagaggatatgatcatagaaatgatcatatataaatgataatgtaatacccccctcaGTAACGGTATTACTTTAAAGGTgcgaaatgtcaaattagtCGGAATTACTAtataccatagacttaatattatacttgctatatacagatcgacaaggctttttatgaatGTGAGCGGGGGCGTtgcacccataaagttaatatacctagcggaatagagaaacaaagacctgagcaagagagatgtaactatcagtaacactgcgtggtaaaaagagacgtgtgacacatgacagcagaactctttttttgacgtccagtcggcacgtgccgcacgttgacaatttaatctcatagaaatcatgttcaatcatgcttgtgtaagtgtatacatacacatatttttcacacagatgaaaacgaattttggtttcgtttgacagctcgagattgttgctctattccgctaggtatattataacTTTAGGGCTCTAAGGGTCAAtgtatactagcgcagagtcgaagcgcatcgaagcgaattattaaaactgaacataacaaattcaaccttaaatccaaagcgttaacgcacatatTATTTCTGAGAATCTATGAAAGGCGCGCGCGTTCGCGCGCACTTTCGCGAATTGGCTTGACCGCTTTTTGGTGCGCGCGCATCCAAGCGCACACAAGCGAATCTACGCGTCATCACTGTAGGCACTCTGGCGAATCCGCGCGCATTCGTTCGACTTGTTGCGAATTTGACGCTTCGACGCACTTCgattcgactctgcgctattataaattgaccctaattgGTAAAGTGTAACCGGAAACACTATATGCCTCGTAAAgcgtaatccatactaatatgtattataaaggcgaaaatgtgtctgtctgtcacctcttcacgctcaaaccgctaaaccgattttgatgaaatttggcatggagatattttgagtcccgggaaaggacataggttcccatgcgataaacgagttttggcgcaacggaattgcaggcgtcatctgGTTAAATATATATCTctgtcctttttttttttgagttcccagcattgttctcatagaaaaaaatgttcatttcgacgggctcatttgatggtttcaaggataacagtgtttacactaacactgTATATCTGAAAGAGTAAAGAATTCTATATTACATttactaatttacaattttttacctGACATACCTTGTTTcagcatttaattattttattttctttcaggGTATCCCCAGCGATCCCTAACGACTTCTTCCCACTGTCTGTAACATGGACATCAACAACATCACTTGCCATGCTCACAGCAACAAAGATCACTCAAGACGATGGTAGCCCCGTTGACTTCTCATCCGAGATCAGTTTCCATCCAGACAAATATGAGattgtttaaatatatacagatataataattagtacctagtttgttttatgttaaataaataaaaaaaaagtttttcgtaCTGAGCAATGTACCATTATCcaggttaaaaaaaatcatagaccactgacaatatttaaatttggaactGCAAATTTCTAGATAATTTTGTTTGGAGGTGGCATTTGTTATCAAATTCTagtattaagatattttattttaaagtggtTAACACACACCTaagtgtataaaaatatattccatATTATCTAAgcataaaaatacaatatattgtaattaaatttgacCTTTGCTTTTATTTAATCCTAAAAAACACATTCAGAGGTAGtttgtaacataaaaaaataaaacaaatatcaataatttaacaatataaatttatttaaaaataagaaacaGATTGGTAAACAcactaataataaattgtttgtGGCTTAGAATTCATTGAACATTGTATTTATCAATCTGTTACTGTCaactaatttttttataaaattaaaaataattttataaaaaaattagtctacattaattattgtctatgatgaaattaaatttaaaatctgaATTTGTTGGTGCAAAATTGATGCCGGCTGGTTTATCTTCTTGTACTTTAGGTTCTTCGGGTTTTTTGGACTCCGTATCCTTATTTTCCCCTTCACTTGctattttttcactttcttgaatatcaaaattgaatttaaatGAGGTGTCTCCGTTTGATAAAAATGCAGATTTCCTCAGAAATGTGGCTTTTGGCTTGGAAGTACTTTCcgttattttcattttgctcGCCACTGAAAAATAATTTGCCCGTAAGTATCTTAATAGACGGACTCCTCCGACAGAGAAGTTTTTTGGGTTTTGTACCGCCATTTATTCCTTCCTCATAGTCATCCAATATTTGTTACAACACTTTTTGATTCTGAAAATACATTCATCTAATAATTCAACAGTCTACTTACATACGAACAAGtcaaaattttagtttttaaagtgTAAATTTTGAATTGTCCATATAATTTTTAGAGAAATTTTAGTCACGTCATGTTCTTTATaggtaaatattgtttttagttgCAACAGTAACATtttgaatccatactaatattataaatacaaaagtgtgtctctctgtctatCTGTGACCCCTTCATAccaaaactgctgaaccgattttgctgtaatttgatAATAAGATATTTTAAGTCCCAGAAaatgacatagaatactttttatatcCTAAAATGTACAGCTCACCATGATAAAcaaaattttggtgcaacggagttatgGGCACCATCTagtacaggggtcaccaattggAGGAcggcggtccgcatccggaccgccgacccattgtgtgtgGACGGAGCATGTTCAAAGATGAccttcattaaaatttaatttcggTCTTGACGATGTCTCGTTATACTGATGAACATGTACCAACAAAAATTGCCACATCTCTCATTGATACAAAGTACAAATACCTTTGTgatttccgtaattacatttgtaaatttttttttaaatgtacatGGACCGCGAAGGCCGTTTCGTTTCTTAAAATGGACTTTACTTTTCATGTTAATTCTTGTGCATTACAAACATACTTTTTGCCAGCTGTTTCTCCTCAGCTGCCATAAGCGCTCTGTAGTCACCGAAAGTAGTCCGCATTAATTGTCGCTTTCTAATCATTGCTTGGTTATTGCTTTTTAGCACGGTCACTGTTTTCCATGCTTCTTGCACTGAagttaaagaaaaattatagtttttttgtctaacataattattttaacaaaaaaaaattctttcaaattttcaaaattagaAAACACTTTTTACcaacatatttaatataacaTAAAGGAAAAGTATGGTGAATTAAACTTTTTGTGTGTTAAATTTGTGTAACATTCGGAAATAATGATTACTTACATTGTTTTTCTGTTCCCTTCTTTGCGGCTAAAGTTTTCTCTAGCTGATTAATACACCAGCACAATTGCAATTCAAACTCTCTTATGGATTCTTTTGTGTCATTGGTGGTTTCCTCgactttacaacttttttgtaaAGCATTAGGCTTGCCCTTCACGTGAAGCTTCTTTGCTTTCGGCATAGTTCTTGATAATGAGCTTCACTTATTCGAATGCAAATTTTACAGTTTagttttcaaaattgtttattgCTTGGTTTGTTAcaaaagttttgtaaaattaataaattaaacaatgtGTTTTCTAAAAACTGAGGTTGGCTTGGTAGTTGGTAATTTTTTGACAGTGATGAATGATAATTGGTAAATTTGTCAAATGTCACTGCGAGTTTGACATGGTATTTTTTTAGCGCTACGCTACAACTACTAAAATCTTTGCCAGTGTCTAATAAAAGCCAAGAAAGATTTTATTGGTTAGTACTGTTAGTAGAGACTATAGTAgacaataactttatttttaactagggCCTAGTTAAACATAAATTTAGTGtcggagttttgccgggaatgtgaaatggtgatgttgtgtttttatattattttcctaaaattgtgttatctgggtttttaatgtgtaatattggtaagatattaaccattagatattcgttatcgtgcacaagtgtgggaaagtgatgcagtaataaccagaaacgtgctcttttgtgttccctccaaaactccatcgaaagtttcttcactttactgaatcgactgacttgacttcttgactgaattgactttatacttagactttgactagactttagacctgactgacctgacgataatatagaaaaaatagaatattgttttcccgccatactcgacactggccatggttatagccgaagtgccattataagaaaaaaaaaaagttagtgtcaactgtcaatcaCTTATCACAGTGTCAATGTCAACTTACTGTCAGaaactacaaatatatactagtaatctgtggtcagAAACCTAGATTGTCAAATCACATGCGTGATacgaattttgataaatttcgcAATTTCTTAGCATGCCGCTTGGAAAATTCGGAAAAATAACACTTTCGTGGTAATTTGTCAATATATTCAATAAGAATTATCAGTTTATTTAGTGAATTATACTTGCAAACTTTGTGTTTCTGACTTGTGTATGTACAACTTTGTAGGTTAAATAAATTCTTACTATTGCTCAGTTATTTCATCACGATAGTGGAATTTTCAGTGATAATTACGtattatttgtaatattttataagattaaGCATAATGAACTCGCGTGCGATTGTCTCAAACCGAATTAAACGTATTTTTTGAGCTGAGGCGACTCAATTAATTTATGTCATTGATCAAAACCATTTCTCACTAGGTTTGCGGTAACAGTAACAAGTTTATCACTATTTGTAGTCGCCAAGGACTATATAAATGCTAACCGACTGGAGAATATGAGAGCGCGTGAACGCATGCGAAAATCTAACGTAGGAGACTACGACGACGTCTACAGAAAAATCTGAGGAAGTCCCATTACCCATTAGATATTTGGTAAGCAACATACCAATTTTCCCAATTGGTAAGTCTGAGGAAGTCCCAGTAGATATTTGGTAGGCTTTGGGAATTATTCTACAGGGAAAGTATTACACTTCAGAGCATAATATTCTGTTGTATTCCATTTAGCTGAGGTCTGaagtcacaaaaaatattttttttcttattaattttGATCTAAGCAAAGGTTATTTATTGGCAGTTACCAAtaatgctaataataataataattgaaatgtcACATTTACCACTTTAGGAAGAAATTTATTAGGTTGGgaaaaaagtttcttcgcattttatataaaaattcaaaaagtttatttacaattgactaaagtatataggtgtcattttgttcgataactttttgccatatTGTTGGTAGgtacatgatcccattgctataaaaattttggggcttctgatgaaaaaactgcgacaagtgatTTTGGCAGTCCACTTGTGATATCAACCTGACACTTCCTAAGCAATTCTGCAGCGACTGAAACAGCTGGaattcagatttccacctgttttagtcagtgcaaggtcaggactatacagGAGATGCATTagcacctcccagccaaactcccgtaatttttgctgagtggctaaagatgtgtgaggctTCAtagctactctcacagatactgcagtaggtccataaacatcacaattctttttcgcggcttgttttgcatttttaccttttttgtaataaaattttaaatgtattgaaTTTCTTCATGTTAGAatcattaattttaacaataagaaaaacaaatgaaaatctcacatttacctaatttgaatttggaattgtcttctgtaaaacaaaaactttttaatgataaatttttaatgaaaataatcaGCCAGATACTTGTcataaaatcattatttttattactttattagatgtcccgcgcggcttcgcccgcgtaaattagaaattccacagaaaccgtacattttcgaataaaaatagctataaatactcttttcacgtggtctactctatataagtgccaaatattgctataaaaattgctccagtagttcttgagataaaccctttctaatattttccctgtttttaccaaattttcctgagtttcttcggtcgtattagtcttagcgtgataatatctatactaatattataaatgcgaaagtatctctgtctgtctgtctgtctgtctcgctttcacgccaaaactaccgaaccgattgtaatgaaattttgtatacagatagtctaaagcctgagaaaggacaaaggctacttttttactggaaaaaagggttgtaaggaggtgaaaatacgaaaatttgttcaaattaagttaattccaaaaattcatactagatggcgccgtgcgtctcttacatcgcgctaacgcttgcccaacatctttctgtaagaggtggtatcatcatacatacgagtttcgatttttttcgattgttatcgattgttatttcttttttacttttagtcagtactttatattatactttatattatatatatatatatatatatatatatatatatacagtgacgtaactttaaacctatcaatgataaatagtttatgggtaaagttgtgtaattagggggctaaataagctttaaaatataaagtttaattttaaaaaataaaatatgtgcacactgcacagctgttttgatttaaggggtaccagggttttttttataaaagcttttgacaccaattttgttgacatcgcgcgctataaactgaagtccacgcggacgaagtcgcgggcaacagctagtaatataatatagcctatagatagccttactcgataaatgagatatctaacactgaaataagtttttaaatcggacctgtagttcctgagattagcgcattcaagcaaacatacttttcaggtttataatattaagtatagatttttttttaattatcgcttgacaaactcgagcctcgatctaaaagactatgaaaaggctcataatcatgggacgatgcatggtataatattatggtagtgatgatgatgatgatgaatgtaatttgcatagtagcatatgctttccgttcttaaaacaacgccgaaactcccaaacttgtatctataaagaatcaggagttctctcagcaccttccgaaccacggtataccaggtatacctcggtgcaaaatcttacttgtttgtagcatatgcttagaatacttctcacgaaaccgaagtcaccacatgtttccccataaattttgaggagttccctcgattacttatggatccttcatcagatcaccacttttgtgaatataataccaaattgagatgataccctacggtatgtagggtatcatcccaatttggtttTTCCATCTTTTCCATcccaaaaagaaaaattttgaaaatcggttaacaaacggcggagtaatcgttgaacataagaaaacgaacataacacctcccccattttgaaagtcggttaaaattgtagcctatgtgttattctgatgtataagctatattattgtaaagtttcattaaaatccgttcagtagtttttgcgtgaaagagtaacaaacatccatacatatacacatccatacacatccatacatctatacatccatacatccaaacaaactttcgcctttataatattagtaggattaccAATTGtaatagcccaagagattttagtgcgcttatacgggcaactaaaattgctcaactccagtcaattctTGTCAACTTGGACGTCAcgcaatttgcggcaacaagcagcaatattgcacaatacaatattgagtgatgtggccattgaatatttgagcgatatgaaataaattgctccatattgctccagatggctccattcgtgtcgccgagcaattattgccgTAATTATTGCCCGTGTACGCGCATCTttatgcgaaaagactttttccccaacctattacaATGGCACATTCATTTTGtagtttcaatatttttgtttaaacatttatttgcaaaaaacctTGTTACTGGTGTATTATAAGATATTGTGTTCCACACAAATACACATCTAAATTTAATATTCCCTGCAAACTTAAATCAAAATTCTcactaaaacaattttaataacatttcagATACTTTTCTGTGATTAAAATAAACCTCATTCAAAATGGCCGTACCTCAATTGGACCCCGCCAAGCTGCAGCTTGTACAAGAGCTGGAGATAGAGATGATGTCGGACATGTACAACCGTCTCGTCGGCGCCTGTCACAGGAAGTGCATCCCCGTTAAATACCATGAGGCTGAGCTAGGTGAGTTTATGTTTATATCAGCCtcagatttataaataggctgGATTAACGCCCATGGGGGGCCAACAGATTTCATAATaaagcatgactggtgagacatgtttgCCGCCGCGCCAGCCGCAttgtaatttactaagtgtccatgattcatttatttaaagggaaatttggtaaaaaattaagtacctgaTTATATGATTATAATGAGAATTGAGTAtttaccgagtactctccttaagtattgaccACTCATGCTGACTGCTGTATAGGGCGGTGGAAATAGAGTGAAaagcctacactcataaaaacataaatttGGCACTGGTGTATATTGATACTGCATTACCACTTACTTTTCTTACCTTTCTTTCTTCATAACTTAGTTTGTTGACTAATGCTATGAATAATGATCTAAAATTAGACACTCATTGGAATCCAGGACAACTTtggaaaaaaaaaggaaaaggcAAAGATGTCTTCCGCCTTCACTGTTTTTTCTCCTAATGCTTTTGATTGTAGAATAATCAATGTATATCTAATGTATATTACTCTACTTAGATATTCTATATTTAGTTTaaacatttcttattttttaatttacaggGAAAGGTGAATCTGTATGCTTGGATAGATGTGTGGCGAAATATTTGGACGTCCACGAAAGGATCGGGAAAAAGCTCTCAAATATGTCACAAGGTGAATCAGAAGAACTCACCAAAATAAACCTCCAAGAGAAAAAATAGTATAACCAAAGGTATTTGCAGTACTgccaacttaaaaaaattaaggcattTGCAGAGTACAAAATATGTTCTTATTTCAAACTATTTGGGACATTGAaaatgaaattgattcctataaGTTGTGTTTAGTGCATAATGCACTCTTTTGTTTTTTGCAGTCCATATGGTTAAAAGACCTGCATTTGATAGTTTGAATTATTAggtgttgaaaataaaatattagattaTATCTACTCTTTTATTGACACCAATTATATGAATCCTATAAACATTCAATAAGTTATACAATTGCTATAAGTCATTCAATAAGTTATACAATTGCTATAAGTCTAATCTAAAACTATTCAGAATGAGAAGTCATAAGTCCAAAGCCATAGTTGGGATCATAACATCGTATTAGTTgtgctaaaatataaatttggGCTGCGAAGAACGAAATTCCCGCCATCCACAAATGAATGAATACATCTTCACACTGAAACTCCAAATAATAAGCAAAATAAAGCCAAATCCCCTGTGATCCGAGCCACAGTAATACCAACATGAGCGCCTTAGTCAATGACATTTTGAAACTGTGTACAACTAAAGGAAGTAATGACAAAAaccatataaaatattgtgacgtcatTACAGTGTTGAAAGCAACAAGTACTACAGTCACAGAAAACATAGCAAAGGGTAGAGTCACTGGTTTCGTGCCAAACGCTAGACTTAAAACCAATAAGATTAGTAACTCAAATGTTTGCGCAATAATCTTTACCATATCTAATGCAAACTCGTCTTTTGTAAGGTATGcgtagtaaaaaaaaactgagaAGTTATGTCTTGTGTCTTCTCTGATAAAATGATAAATATACGTCTCAAATAGAAAATCATAGCCATATTTGATATacagaaaatatgataaagaaaTAAATGTGAAGACACAACTAAGGGTGAGAGTTATTTGCTTTGTATTCGGCATCAATGCTTTGAAAGCATCAAtgaattgtgtatttctgtggATTTTATACTCTCCCAATgataaatacataggtaaactCAGAAATACAGGGTAGAGACGTAAATGGATGGCTAGACCGAGGAATACtcctgataaaatatatttcaataggCTCTTAGCGTgcaattgtaaaaataatatcgaTATGATGAGTACAAAACATGGCAACGAATCAGCATTACCTCTGGTAGATATAGCTATACTCATCGGATTGTAAATCCAAAATAATGAACAGTATGTTGCGATTTGGCGCGCATTTTTTGAATCGGTTTGGTTttcgacaattttttttaataaaatcgcaTTGAGCATATCGAATACGCAAAAGAGTTTTTTGCCAAAAGTCTTGTCTAGAAACACGTTAGGCGTCAAAATCATAGCTAGAAGAGGACTGtatctgtatgtatgttttttataTGGTGACTCTccattatacacatattttgcTGCATCAGTGAATACTTGATAGTCAATGTCGGTGTATGGCACTACATATCTACTATCATGGTACATTCCATAGAGTAAAAATATAACGCGGAGCAACACTCCAATCCTTGAATGCGTGGAGTAACTCAAGTTTAAGAACCTCTTAAGCAAATCCATCTTAAATTCTCGTTTTTAACTCTTTAGCGGCTGTTTTTAGACACGCGTTGAACGCTTCAAACTCTTTAGCGCAGTCGTTTTTCTTCAGTCCCTCGTCTTTGAGTAGAACGCAGCGGGCATATAAAGTTGCCGTTTTGGTACACTTGGCGAAAACAAGAGGATACTTTGCTAATCTCTCTTGGGCTTTTTTCACTGCTTCCATAACTACTTCTCGGGCTCTTCGGTGTACGCAAATGTGGTTGGAGGTTCAGTATAGTCAAATTCGATGCGTTCCAAGAAGAATATATCGTATAGGGGCTTTGAAAAGAAAATACCTAAGCCCAATGCCGTGAATGTGATTTGGAAAGTCTTCGGATATCTGTAGATCCAACTACGCTTTCCTAGAGGTAGCTTCTGCCCCCTCCCTCTTTCCATTATCTGAAACAAAATTAAGTTACTTTTTAACGGACTTAAAAAGGGAGGATTTTCTTTATTCGGCTGCggatatttttatagtattaagtgatatattattgtgttgtactctgtaatttatagtccgtcaagaaagtgaagaaatgaaaaagtggcaacatcgtagtgtcatcccttttttcttagattgatttgaaagggatgacactacgatgttgccactttttaatttcttcactttcttgacagagtaTAAGTCTGCgaccatgttttttttaattataaaatttgggGTCATCTATGAGCTATTCGCCCTTATCctttttttttgctatctttgtattatttttcgcaccaaggataattgaaataacattattagtaataggcGTATGGGCACTGTGCCTTTAGAGACACACAAGGTAATAAACTAAGTTTTTTCATGTCCCCTGTGATATAGGACTTCTTAACTCTTGCGATCATATTGCACATCAAAGGATTAAGCCgcattttccaaaaaaaatttttgaggtacCATCAAAATAAGTGAGCACTTTATTTTCCCTCACTCACACTCGAGGCGTCAGACTACTGGTGCTGGCTTATGCTTGACTGAGACAGACAGCACTGACATGCCACCTTATTATATGTCACTCGGCCTGTCGGTGACCGGCGCGAATACTCTCGGCTCTAAACTGTAACCCTCGCAGACCAGTGATGCTGGCTCATACTTGATACAGCACTGGAATTGTGATTGAGACAGCTTTGACATGCTATTACTCGACATTTGGGCTATCAGTGACGGGCGCGAACACTATCAGCTCCAAGTTGTAAAACCCTCGCAGACGATGCTGGGTTATGCTTGAGACAGCACTGACATGTTTACCTTTTTACATTACCTTTCACTCGGCCTGTCGGTGACGGGCCCGAACACTCTCGGCTCCAAACTGAAACCCCCGCTGACCAGTGATGTTGGCTTATGTTTGAGACAGCACTGACATGCTTACCTTTTTACATTACTTTTTACTCGGCCTGTCGTTGACGGGCCCGAATTCTCTCGGCTCCAAACTGAAACCCCCGCAGACCCACTGGTCAGTGCTGTCTAAAGCATAAGTCAACATCACTATGTTGACTTATGCTTGAGACAGCACTGACATGCTTACCTGTTTACATTACCTTTCACTCGGCCTGTCGGTGACGGGCCCGAACACTCTCGGCTCCAAACTGAAACCCCCGCAGACCAGTGACGTTGGCTTATGCTTGAGACAGCACTGACATGCTTACCTTTTACATT contains these protein-coding regions:
- the LOC121737940 gene encoding UPF0488 protein CG14286 isoform X1 translates to MPKAKKLHVKGKPNALQKSCKVEETTNDTKESIREFELQLCWCINQLEKTLAAKKGTEKQLQEAWKTVTVLKSNNQAMIRKRQLMRTTFGDYRALMAAEEKQLAKMASKMKITESTSKPKATFLRKSAFLSNGDTSFKFNFDIQESEKIASEGENKDTESKKPEEPKVQEDKPAGINFAPTNSDFKFNFIIDNN
- the LOC121737940 gene encoding UPF0488 protein CG14286 isoform X2 codes for the protein MPKAKKLHVKGKPNALQKSCKVEETTNDTKESIREFELQLCWCINQLEKTLAAKKGTEKQLQEAWKTVTVLKSNNQAMIRKRQLMRTTFGDYRALMAAEEKQLAKKSKSVVTNIG
- the LOC121737941 gene encoding mitochondrial import inner membrane translocase subunit Tim10 — encoded protein: MAVPQLDPAKLQLVQELEIEMMSDMYNRLVGACHRKCIPVKYHEAELGKGESVCLDRCVAKYLDVHERIGKKLSNMSQGESEELTKINLQEKK
- the LOC121737938 gene encoding GPI mannosyltransferase 1, encoding MDLLKRFLNLSYSTHSRIGVLLRVIFLLYGMYHDSRYVVPYTDIDYQVFTDAAKYVYNGESPYKKHTYRYSPLLAMILTPNVFLDKTFGKKLFCVFDMLNAILLKKIVENQTDSKNARQIATYCSLFWIYNPMSIAISTRGNADSLPCFVLIISILFLQLHAKSLLKYILSGVFLGLAIHLRLYPVFLSLPMYLSLGEYKIHRNTQFIDAFKALMPNTKQITLTLSCVFTFISLSYFLYIKYGYDFLFETYIYHFIREDTRHNFSVFFYYAYLTKDEFALDMVKIIAQTFELLILLVLSLAFGTKPVTLPFAMFSVTVVLVAFNTVMTSQYFIWFLSLLPLVVHSFKMSLTKALMLVLLWLGSQGIWLYFAYYLEFQCEDVFIHLWMAGISFFAAQIYILAQLIRCYDPNYGFGLMTSHSE
- the LOC121737942 gene encoding uncharacterized protein LOC121737942, with translation MEAVKKAQERLAKYPLVFAKCTKTATLYARCVLLKDEGLKKNDCAKEFEAFNACLKTAAKELKTRI